The following coding sequences are from one Tubulanus polymorphus chromosome 12, tnTubPoly1.2, whole genome shotgun sequence window:
- the LOC141913863 gene encoding zinc finger BED domain-containing protein 5-like: protein MATGLLISVGSDSESSDSDVSELNTKAACPAKKKRRMQKFREEYSMKYPCIEKSSKSKHHAFCAYCKSDFTVAYGGVDDIHRHMATSKHSEAAKALNKSKNITSFFVRKEDLSVIRAETMFCEFLVEHNIPISAADHVGELARKMFPDSQIAKDYSSGRTKTTCIIKELAKVVKEKCVDALKTNPFVLGIDGSALQNNTYYPIVVRFIDTESLNCHTQLLTLPIWNSSHTGEAIFDIINQELNSNGIEWKQLLSLVCDNCSVMTGRNKGTIKFVHDKNSKVHLAGCICHLLDLACSKGLKCLSDEFNFDDILRKLYWYVSKSTKRGAALLQLQQDLEIPPHEVKKHVPT from the coding sequence ATGGCGACCGGCCTTTTGATTTCGGTAGGATCTGATTCAGAatcgtctgattctgatgTTTCGGAGCTGAATACTAAAGCGGCTTGCCCTGCAAAGAAAAAGCGTAGAATGCAAAAGTTTCGGGAGgaatattcaatgaaatatccgTGTATTGAAAAGAGTAGTAAGTCCAAACATCATGCCTTCTGCGCCTACTGTAAAAGCGATTTTACGGTAGCCTACGGTGGCGTCGACGATATCCATAGACACATGGCCACAAGTAAACATTCGGAAGCTGCCAAAGCTTTGAATAAATCTAAGAatataacatcatttttcGTGAGAAAAGAAGACCTATCTGTTATTCGTGCTGAAACGATGTTCTGTGAGTTCTTAGTCGAGCACAATATTCCTATTAGTGCAGCTGACCATGTCGGGGAATTGGCTCGCAAAATGTTTCCTGACAGTCAAATAGCTAAAGATTATAGCTCTGGTCGAACCAAAACAACATGCATAATAAAAGAGTTGGCTAAAGTCGTCAAAGAAAAATGTGTCGATGCTCTTAAAACGAATCCATTTGTTTTAGGAATTGATGGCTCTGCCTTACAAAATAACACTTATTATCCCATTGTTGTGAGATTTATTGACACCGAATCGTTAAACTGTCACACGCAGCTCTTGACTTTACCAATTTGGAATTCATCACACACCGGTGAGGCAATTTTTGACATAATAAATCAAGAACTCAATTCAAACGGGATCGAGTGGAAGCAACTACTTAGTCTTGTTTGCGATAATTGCTCTGTAATGACAGGGAGAAACAAAGGAACTATAAAGTTTGttcatgataaaaatagtaaaGTTCACTTGGCCGGATGCATCTGTCATTTACTTGACCTTGCGTGTTCAAAAGGATTAAAATGTTTAAGCGATGAATTCAACTTCGATGACATTTTGAGAAAACTGTATTGGTATGTCAGTAAGTCAACAAAGAGAGGCGCGGCTTTGCTGCAACTTCAACAGGATCTTGAAATTCCCCCTCATGAAGTGAAGAAGCATGTCCCGACATGA
- the LOC141913864 gene encoding uncharacterized protein LOC141913864 — MNSMNHRQGNKLHDTENLLASEDATTPVHEQTTQTDISEDYLEQLNLLKEQLKNVEKENGNLKIINSRLEKLMTDNNVFTVSEGSLDHIFKAIIPSGSRTNEHHFCKLEKPNTSISESSRQTVEKRASKAKSILQFISSKDQSITEAAKLVAHMLKKDENLKNLVINEFPEMKGTKLTPEQSVDLKLNLRLTMTKMLELDRNLKSQNVKVFPSSDKIRAELKKRSDHIDQNIFTGEMNLVINARTLEEKLVPYVYIVNLKSHLEYVVNNLIVTGKFVTDEHFHDEIWVKIGADKGGGSSKLVLSVLNSTLVNSTDHTELISYFEAVDTYSNMKIIFGKIFDQLPQIRYVECSRGTLAIRFFLIGDLAFHCTCMGHQGSSASYPCLWCEIKSKQLRKRDGKPHTPDHIVVQCRTVAGYNVNAEKQQPGQNTKSICNEMLVRIDDLDHLVPPPLHISLGLGLLFFEMLEQKCQEVDNEGLKDRDIDLYRNWKEKSLDVCAVQEELNQNIPNAKQNDFVECIDCDSPYHKQCIFGPTANFKCMECCTGKTMSADSIIKLKIQEISEKKSELADLKSRLSEAQNQLQEIFKVVNSSMGPVTKRLNEILAEIGIDRQAYYGGCIVGNHINKMLKNDDKSNNPQKLCSVLSGHADDDYTKFLELFERLSNLYALYTACRFLTADEKSLFRKLCHDFGRFYTDAFSSSTITPKLHILIYHAPDFVDMWGSLGLFGEQGLEGKHASVNRDNRISELPTVLIFP; from the exons ATGAATTCGATGAATCATA GACAAGGCAATAAACTACACGACACAGAAAACCTTCTTGCGAGTGAAGATGCCACAACACCAGTACATGAACAAACGACACAGACAGACATATCTGAAGATTATCTGGAACAActgaatttattaaaagaacagcTGAAAAATGTCGAAAAGGAAAATGGcaatttaaaaatcattaataGTCGCTTGGAAAAATTAATGACGGATAATAATGTTTTTACTGTATCGGAAGGTTCTCTAGATCATATATTCAAAGCTATTATTCCATCAGGTTCTCGAACAAATGAACATCATTTTTGCAAACTTGAAAAACCAAACACATCCATTTCAGAGTCAAGTCGACAGACTGTTGAGAAGAGAGCTTCCAAAGCAAAATCAATActacaatttatttcatccaaaGACCAAAGTATCACTGAGGCTGCTAAATTAGTTGCACATATGttgaaaaaagatgaaaatctaaaaaatcttgTAATCAATGAATTTCCAGAAATGAAAGGAACTAAGCTCACTCCTGAACAGTCAGTTGACTTGAAACTGAATTTGCGTCTTACAATGACCAAAATGCTAGAATTAGACCGTAACTTGAAAAGTCAAAATGTAAAGGTGTTTCCCTCATCAGATAAGATTCGAGCAGAACTAAAAAAACGCAGTGATCACATCGATCAGAATATATTCACTGGCGAAATGAATTTAGTGATCAATGCTCGAACTCTAGAAGAAAAACTTGTCCCCTATGTATACATAGtgaatttaaaatcacatcTTGAATACGTTGTTAACAATTTGATAGTCACCGGAAAATTTGTGACGGATGAGCATTTTCATGATGAAATTTGGGTAAAGATCGGAGCCGATAAAGGTGGTGGCTCTTCGAAGCTAGTACTGTCTGTACTAAATAGTACACTAGTAAACAGTACCGATCACACCGAgttgatttcatatttcgaaGCTGTCGATACTTACAGCAATATGAAGATCATATTTGGCAAAATCTTTGATCAACTGCCACAAATTAGATATGTCGAATGTAGTAGAGGAACTTTGGCTATAAGATTTTTTCTGATCGGCGATTTAGCTTTTCATTGTACATGTATGGGCCACCAGGGTTCATCGGCTTCTTATCCATGCCTTTGGTGTGAAATTAAATCGAAACAGCTGAGAAAACGTGATGGTAAACCACACACACCTGATCATATAGTAGTGCAGTGTAGAACTGTAGCCGGTTATAATGTTAATGCTGAAAAGCAGCAACCAGGGCAAAACACAAAAAGCATTTGCAATGAAATGCTAGTGAGGATTGACGATTTGGACCATTTAGTTCCTCCTCCACTGCACATATCTTTGGGGTTAGGTCTATTATTCTTTGAGATGTTGGAGCAGAAATGTCAGGAAGTCGAcaatgaaggattaaaagatCGGGATATCGATTTGTACAGAAACTGGAAAGAAAAATCCCTAGATGTATGCGCAGTGCAGGAGGAATTAAATCA AAACATTCCGAATGCcaaacaaaatgattttgttgagTGCATTGATTGCGATTCCCCCTATCACAAGCAATGTATATTTGGACCTACAGCTAATTTCAAATGTATGGAATGTTGTACGGGGAAAACTATGTCAGCGGATAGTATTATCAAGctgaaaattcaagaaatatcGGAAAAGAAATCTGAGTTAGCTGATCTAAAATCGAGATTGTCTGAAGCTCAAAACCAATTACAGGAAATATTCAAagttgttaattcatcaatggGGCCGGTTACAAAACGGCTAAATGAAATTCTTGCCGAAATAGGTATTGATCGGCAAGCGTACTATGGTGGTTGCATTGTTGGAAACCATATAAATAAAATGCTCAAAAATGATGACAAATCCAACAATCCACAGAAACTATGTAGTGTTCTCTCAGGTCATGCTGATGATGATTACACGAAATTTCTCGAGCTATTCGAGAGACTTAGTAACTTATATGCACTATACACGGCATGTAGATTTCTCACAGCAGATGAAAAGTCCTTATTCCGTAAACTGTGTCATGATTTCGGACGATTTTACACCGACGCATTTTCTAGTTCCACTATCACGCCAAAACTCCATATACTTATTTACCACGCTCCTGATTTTGTTGATATGTGGGGTTCTCTGGGGCTCTTCGGTGAGCAAGGACTTGAAGGTAAACACGCAAGCGTGAACAGAGACAACAGAATCTCAGAGCTGCCAACCGTTCTGATTTTTCCGTAA